The Methanomethylovorans hollandica DSM 15978 genome includes a region encoding these proteins:
- a CDS encoding FeoA family protein has product MTPPIPLAMVSEGTETKVAGINASRSLADRLKAMGFIEDCPIKVTRDHMGSLIVEISGCKYALGKGMASKILVRPIN; this is encoded by the coding sequence ATGACCCCACCTATCCCCCTTGCAATGGTTTCCGAAGGCACTGAAACCAAGGTTGCAGGGATCAATGCAAGCAGATCACTTGCAGACCGCCTGAAAGCTATGGGTTTTATTGAGGACTGCCCTATAAAAGTGACCAGGGATCATATGGGTTCCCTGATAGTCGAAATAAGCGGCTGTAAATATGCACTGGGTAAAGGTATGGCTTCAAAGATTCTTGTGAGACCAATCAATTGA
- a CDS encoding YihY/virulence factor BrkB family protein codes for METRKIKELAVTALKNWRENNSIIDSAALSFYLLLSLPAILLFFVSLGGIFFSSGQVQDNIIEYMEGILDSSLIESLKAFIANMPATDSLSLSALAGLLLLMWGAGNVFRQFKNFLYRIWNVPLSQGKFARNFLKDGLLSTITVIVFGGLIVLITLIEALMFAGSRTLHTYLPLFGVLQYVGPVVAFVVLVILFIFVHIILPDIDMDLKCLVAGSVITAVLITIGKYAVGFYVTHSDITSVYGVIGSIIGLLLWIYYSSIVVTLGAEFTKVYSQDSAGSKKL; via the coding sequence ATGGAGACTAGAAAGATCAAGGAACTTGCAGTCACTGCACTAAAGAATTGGAGAGAGAATAACTCCATAATTGATAGTGCAGCCCTGTCTTTTTACTTGCTGTTGAGCTTACCGGCCATTCTCCTCTTCTTCGTATCCTTGGGAGGTATATTTTTTTCCTCCGGGCAAGTTCAGGATAATATTATAGAGTATATGGAAGGAATTCTTGATTCTAGTCTTATTGAATCATTGAAGGCTTTTATTGCAAATATGCCCGCTACAGACTCTCTTTCTTTAAGTGCATTGGCAGGCCTTCTTCTTCTGATGTGGGGTGCAGGCAATGTGTTCAGGCAATTTAAGAACTTCCTCTACAGGATATGGAATGTTCCGCTTTCACAAGGAAAATTTGCCCGGAATTTTCTGAAAGATGGTTTGCTTTCAACCATAACGGTAATTGTTTTTGGTGGATTGATCGTGCTCATTACTTTAATAGAAGCCCTGATGTTCGCAGGTTCAAGGACCTTACACACATATCTGCCATTATTTGGTGTTCTTCAGTATGTGGGACCGGTTGTGGCCTTTGTGGTCCTTGTGATCCTTTTCATTTTTGTACATATTATATTGCCAGACATTGATATGGATCTGAAATGCCTGGTAGCAGGTTCTGTGATAACTGCTGTCCTGATCACCATCGGAAAATATGCTGTGGGATTCTACGTGACACATAGCGACATTACTTCGGTCTATGGTGTCATTGGATCCATAATTGGTCTGCTACTATGGATATATTATAGTTCCATTGTAGTAACCCTTGGAGCTGAGTTCACTAAAGTTTATTCACAAGACTCAGCAGGTTCCAAAAAGCTTTAA
- a CDS encoding thioredoxin domain-containing protein, protein MSDTADNRDQVSEGGSKTPNFLINEKSPYLLQHAYNPVQWYPWGEKAFERSRAENKPIFLSIGYSTCHWCHVMEKESFEDPDVARLMNATFICIKVDREERPDIDSVYMAICQAITGRGGWPLTILMTPNKEPFFAATYIPKKSRFGNPGMLDLIPHIAKVWTQQQEDILQTARELKAALSPQMVQASAKSTGTEINEKTLHSGYSQLLSAFDWQAGGFGRAPKFPSPHNLTFLLRYWQRTGKLEALQMVTKTLDGMRGGGIYDHVGFGFHRYSTDGQWLVPHFEKMLYDQAMLIMAYTEGFQVTGIEDHRQVAAEIIEYVLRDMCSAEGAFYCAEDADSEGMEGKFYLWKKEEIYDLLPLEVANLVCKVYDISSEGNYKEEISGISTRQNILHLARPMQEAAQELGISLDELKAKLEPARKILFAAREKRVHPSKDDKVLTDWNGLMIAALCKASRAFERPEYAQAASRTADFILQHMSSHDGRLLHRYRDGEASISGFLEDYAFLVWGLIELYQATFEKKYLEHALRLNSLQIRDFMDVEGGFFHTANDSETLLFRNKDLYDGAMPSGNSVSVLNLLKLSRLTGDTDLEEKASTSMKAFSGQIDAMPMAYSQFLHALDFTAGPAYEVVIAGDPDDPNTREMISLAGRSFLPNMVLLLQGKNNIGELAPYTKDMSATDRNATVYICQGYSCSMPIMSIGSFREFISSISDKWHATD, encoded by the coding sequence ATGAGCGATACAGCAGATAACAGGGATCAGGTTTCTGAGGGCGGATCCAAAACACCTAATTTTCTCATAAATGAAAAAAGTCCTTACCTGCTTCAACATGCATACAACCCTGTACAATGGTACCCTTGGGGTGAAAAGGCTTTCGAAAGATCAAGAGCTGAAAATAAGCCAATCTTTCTTTCCATTGGATACTCCACATGCCATTGGTGCCATGTCATGGAAAAAGAATCCTTTGAAGATCCTGATGTGGCCAGGCTCATGAATGCTACATTTATCTGCATTAAGGTCGATCGCGAAGAGAGACCGGATATAGACAGCGTCTACATGGCTATCTGCCAGGCCATTACAGGAAGAGGAGGATGGCCACTTACAATATTAATGACCCCTAACAAGGAACCGTTCTTTGCAGCTACGTATATCCCAAAGAAAAGCAGGTTCGGAAATCCCGGAATGCTTGACCTCATACCCCACATAGCGAAGGTATGGACGCAGCAGCAGGAGGATATACTGCAGACCGCCAGAGAACTAAAAGCTGCTCTGTCCCCTCAGATGGTACAGGCTTCTGCTAAAAGCACAGGTACTGAAATTAACGAAAAGACCCTGCACAGTGGGTACTCACAGTTACTTTCTGCTTTCGACTGGCAGGCAGGAGGATTTGGCCGGGCTCCAAAGTTCCCCTCTCCACACAACCTTACATTTCTCCTCAGATATTGGCAGCGTACAGGAAAACTTGAAGCATTGCAGATGGTAACAAAAACCCTGGATGGCATGCGCGGGGGAGGCATATATGACCATGTGGGATTTGGTTTTCATCGCTATTCCACGGATGGTCAGTGGCTGGTACCCCATTTTGAAAAAATGCTCTACGATCAGGCAATGCTTATCATGGCATACACCGAAGGTTTCCAGGTGACAGGTATTGAAGATCACAGGCAGGTAGCAGCAGAGATCATAGAGTATGTACTGAGGGACATGTGCTCTGCTGAGGGAGCTTTCTACTGTGCAGAGGACGCAGATAGCGAAGGGATGGAAGGTAAATTCTATCTCTGGAAAAAAGAAGAGATATATGATCTACTTCCTTTGGAGGTGGCAAATCTTGTATGCAAAGTATATGACATATCATCCGAAGGTAATTATAAAGAGGAAATATCAGGTATCTCCACCCGCCAGAACATACTGCATCTTGCCAGGCCTATGCAAGAAGCAGCACAGGAACTGGGGATTTCTTTAGATGAATTGAAGGCAAAGCTTGAGCCAGCGAGAAAAATACTTTTTGCAGCAAGAGAAAAACGGGTGCATCCTTCAAAGGATGATAAAGTGCTTACAGACTGGAACGGGCTGATGATAGCTGCCCTTTGCAAAGCGTCCAGGGCTTTTGAAAGGCCGGAATATGCACAAGCGGCATCCAGGACTGCAGACTTCATCCTGCAGCACATGTCATCCCATGATGGCAGGCTGCTGCATCGTTATCGGGATGGTGAAGCCTCAATTTCTGGTTTTCTGGAAGACTATGCCTTCCTGGTCTGGGGTCTTATCGAATTGTATCAGGCCACCTTCGAAAAAAAGTATCTTGAACATGCTCTGCGGCTTAATTCCCTGCAGATAAGGGATTTTATGGATGTCGAGGGGGGATTCTTCCATACTGCAAATGATTCTGAGACCCTGTTGTTCAGGAACAAGGATCTATATGACGGAGCAATGCCCTCCGGGAACTCTGTAAGCGTATTGAACCTTTTGAAATTATCCCGGCTAACAGGCGATACAGACCTTGAGGAAAAAGCCTCTACATCAATGAAAGCATTCTCCGGCCAGATAGATGCGATGCCTATGGCATATTCTCAATTCCTGCATGCTCTGGACTTTACCGCTGGTCCGGCTTACGAAGTGGTCATTGCAGGAGACCCTGATGATCCGAATACCAGAGAAATGATATCCTTAGCAGGCAGATCATTCCTTCCGAACATGGTGCTGCTGCTTCAAGGAAAAAACAATATAGGGGAACTTGCCCCATATACCAAAGATATGTCAGCAACAGATAGAAATGCCACAGTCTATATTTGCCAGGGTTACAGTTGTAGCATGCCAATAATGAGCATTGGCTCATTCAGGGAATTCATATCATCTATTAGTGATAAATGGCATGCTACCGATTGA
- a CDS encoding type I restriction endonuclease subunit R produces the protein MSNIGQPERATQDRIISLFRYELGYRYLGNWIDRDGNSNIEEELLKAYLIEKGYTPKQTSIALHKLRTEANNHSRNLYSNNQAVYSLLRYGVPVKTEAGKVTESVHLINWQEPQKNDFAIAEEVTLRGNRERRPDIVLYVNGIAIGVLELKNSRISIGDGIRQNLSNQQPEFNAWFFSTVQLIFAGNDSEGLRYGTIGTPEKYFLTWKEEEEDDSRFKLDKYLLKMCNKARLIELMHDFVLFDGGIKKLPRVHQYFGVKAAQKHVLQHKSGIIWHTQGSGKSIVMVLLAKWILEHNPNARVAIITDRDELDKQIKGVFTEAGEDIVRTTSGRELLSLLSQAQPRLLCSLVHKFGPKNVDDFDAFIRDLKAQPSKTVGEVFVFVDECHRTQSGKLNTAMKAIMPNAVFIGFTGTPLLKKDKQTSLEVFGGYIHVYKFSEAVEDKVVLDLVYEARDIDQRLGSEAKIDAWFEAKTRGLNDWQKDELKKHWGTMQMVLSSRSRMDKVVNDIIFDFSVKPRLSSDRGNAILVASSIYEACKYFTLFLNTPLKGKCAVVTSYNPQSRDVTKEDTGANTETDKEFIYHTYTELLRDIESNPGMTKTETYEEHAKTLFVKQPANMQLLIVVDKLLTGFDAPPCTYLYIDKSMQDHGLFQAICRTNRLDGEDKDFGYIVDYKDLFKNLVNDKGTGALQVYSSELDTSSGGADPQVLMQDRLKKGKQRLDDALEALDLLCEPVEPPKGELEYIHYFCGNTEIPTDLQERETQRAALYKATASLFRAYANICDEMEAAGYSTSAIARVKQQLEHYRNIREIIRRASGESLDLKAYEADMRHLIDTYIEASEPRKISPFDDMPLLDLIVKTGIDKAIAAHLGNLKGNTTAIAETIENNVRSKIIKEHLNDPAYYEKMSTLLDEIIAARKAKAIEYEEYLKRIADLVKQVEAGHADDTLEALKTSPALRALYNNLQNHVNIPEAIAEPGGEYVVASDPVLNLAVKIDETVRQVRADDWRGVEPRERVIKQALFGILKDVAEVERIFLIIKAQKEY, from the coding sequence ATGAGCAACATTGGTCAGCCTGAACGTGCCACACAAGACCGCATCATCTCTTTATTCCGCTATGAGCTTGGTTATCGTTACCTCGGCAACTGGATCGACCGCGACGGTAACAGCAACATCGAGGAAGAACTACTGAAGGCCTACCTGATAGAAAAAGGCTACACTCCCAAGCAGACCAGCATAGCTCTACACAAACTGCGGACTGAAGCCAACAACCACAGCCGTAATCTTTACAGCAATAATCAGGCCGTCTATAGCTTGCTGCGCTATGGTGTGCCTGTAAAGACCGAGGCAGGCAAGGTCACAGAGAGTGTGCACCTCATTAACTGGCAGGAACCGCAGAAGAACGACTTTGCCATAGCCGAGGAAGTCACCCTCAGGGGTAATCGTGAGCGCAGACCTGACATTGTGCTCTATGTGAACGGTATCGCCATAGGTGTGCTGGAACTTAAGAACAGCCGCATCAGTATCGGTGACGGTATCCGTCAAAATCTTTCTAACCAGCAGCCTGAGTTCAATGCATGGTTCTTCAGTACCGTGCAGTTAATCTTTGCAGGCAATGATTCCGAAGGCCTGAGATACGGCACCATCGGCACTCCGGAGAAGTATTTCCTCACGTGGAAAGAGGAGGAAGAGGACGACAGCCGCTTCAAGCTCGATAAATACCTGCTCAAGATGTGCAACAAAGCAAGACTCATCGAGCTCATGCACGATTTCGTGCTCTTTGATGGCGGTATCAAAAAACTTCCAAGAGTGCACCAGTATTTCGGTGTCAAGGCAGCACAAAAACATGTCCTGCAACACAAAAGCGGCATCATCTGGCACACCCAGGGCAGCGGTAAGAGTATTGTCATGGTACTGCTGGCCAAATGGATACTGGAGCACAATCCCAATGCCCGTGTGGCTATAATAACAGACCGTGATGAGCTTGATAAACAGATAAAAGGAGTATTCACCGAAGCCGGAGAAGATATTGTACGCACCACCAGCGGCCGGGAACTCCTGAGTTTGCTCAGTCAGGCCCAACCCCGCCTGCTCTGCTCTCTGGTACACAAGTTCGGCCCCAAAAATGTGGATGATTTTGATGCGTTCATCAGAGACCTGAAAGCACAGCCCAGCAAGACCGTAGGTGAGGTCTTTGTATTCGTGGACGAATGCCACCGTACCCAGAGCGGTAAACTGAATACAGCCATGAAGGCAATTATGCCAAATGCAGTATTCATCGGTTTTACCGGTACTCCCCTGCTCAAGAAAGACAAACAGACCAGTCTGGAAGTGTTCGGGGGTTACATTCACGTCTACAAGTTCAGCGAGGCCGTAGAGGATAAAGTGGTGCTTGACCTGGTCTATGAAGCCCGTGATATCGACCAGCGTCTTGGTTCCGAAGCAAAGATCGATGCATGGTTCGAGGCCAAGACCAGAGGTCTCAATGACTGGCAGAAAGACGAACTCAAGAAACACTGGGGTACCATGCAGATGGTGCTCAGTTCCCGCTCCCGTATGGATAAAGTAGTAAACGACATAATCTTTGATTTTAGCGTAAAGCCCCGCCTGTCCAGTGATCGCGGTAATGCCATCCTGGTAGCATCCAGTATCTACGAAGCCTGCAAGTATTTCACCCTTTTTCTGAATACGCCATTAAAAGGCAAATGCGCTGTAGTGACATCCTACAATCCGCAGTCCAGGGACGTGACCAAAGAGGACACCGGCGCCAACACCGAAACAGATAAAGAGTTCATCTATCACACATACACTGAACTGCTCAGGGATATCGAATCCAATCCGGGCATGACAAAGACCGAGACCTACGAAGAACATGCCAAGACACTGTTCGTCAAACAGCCAGCTAACATGCAGCTGCTCATAGTGGTGGACAAGCTGCTCACAGGCTTTGATGCGCCTCCCTGTACTTATCTTTACATCGACAAATCCATGCAGGACCACGGTCTGTTCCAGGCGATCTGTCGCACTAACCGGCTGGACGGTGAGGACAAGGATTTCGGCTATATTGTAGACTATAAAGACCTCTTCAAGAACCTGGTCAATGATAAAGGCACAGGAGCCCTGCAGGTCTATTCCTCTGAACTGGACACAAGTTCCGGCGGAGCCGACCCGCAGGTGCTCATGCAGGACCGCCTGAAAAAAGGTAAGCAACGTCTTGATGATGCATTGGAGGCTCTGGATCTGCTATGCGAACCTGTAGAACCGCCAAAGGGAGAATTGGAATATATTCACTACTTCTGTGGCAATACGGAGATTCCGACGGACCTTCAGGAACGTGAAACTCAGCGTGCTGCACTCTACAAGGCCACTGCTTCGCTATTTCGTGCTTATGCCAATATTTGCGACGAAATGGAAGCTGCAGGCTACAGCACTTCGGCAATAGCCCGTGTTAAACAGCAACTGGAACATTATCGGAATATCCGGGAAATAATTCGCAGGGCCAGCGGTGAATCCCTTGATCTGAAAGCCTATGAAGCCGACATGCGCCATCTTATCGACACGTATATAGAAGCATCAGAACCCAGAAAGATCTCTCCGTTTGATGATATGCCTCTGCTGGATCTGATAGTAAAGACTGGGATCGATAAGGCCATTGCAGCTCATCTTGGCAACCTGAAAGGGAACACGACTGCTATAGCAGAGACTATCGAGAACAATGTCCGTAGCAAGATCATCAAAGAGCATCTGAACGATCCCGCTTATTATGAGAAGATGTCAACTCTGCTGGATGAAATAATAGCTGCCAGAAAGGCAAAAGCCATAGAGTATGAAGAATACCTGAAACGTATAGCAGACCTGGTAAAGCAGGTGGAAGCTGGCCATGCAGACGATACTCTTGAAGCACTGAAGACAAGTCCTGCACTGCGTGCCCTTTACAACAACCTGCAAAACCACGTAAATATTCCAGAGGCAATAGCAGAACCAGGTGGTGAATACGTAGTTGCCAGCGATCCAGTACTGAACCTGGCAGTGAAGATCGATGAAACAGTAAGACAAGTGCGTGCTGATGACTGGCGGGGTGTGGAACCTCGCGAACGGGTTATCAAGCAGGCTCTGTTCGGTATCCTGAAAGACGTAGCTGAGGTGGAACGTATCTTCCTTATAATCAAGGCACAGAAGGAATACTGA
- a CDS encoding M48 family metallopeptidase produces MVTQIELGDITVDVVLKDIKNVHLSVYPPAGKVRISAPLRMDIDTIRVFTISKLGWIKQQQRKLQEQERETPREYLDLESHYVWGKRYLLKVIEVDGAPAVKLKHSKMILQVRPGTDEAKKQAIIDAWYREQLKKAVPPLIAKWETMMGVKVELFFVRKMKTKWGSCNHRAFSIRLNTDLAKKPKDCLEYIVVHEMAHLLEPTHNARFVVLMDQFMPKWQFYRDKLNRLPVSHENWIY; encoded by the coding sequence ATGGTCACTCAGATCGAACTTGGTGATATTACTGTAGACGTGGTGCTGAAGGACATCAAAAACGTTCATCTGAGCGTGTATCCCCCTGCCGGGAAGGTTAGGATTTCTGCGCCACTGAGAATGGATATCGATACAATTCGTGTCTTTACTATTTCCAAGCTGGGCTGGATCAAGCAGCAGCAAAGAAAGCTTCAGGAGCAGGAGCGTGAAACTCCCCGTGAGTATCTGGACCTTGAAAGCCATTACGTATGGGGGAAACGTTATCTGCTCAAGGTGATCGAGGTAGATGGAGCACCTGCAGTTAAATTGAAACACAGCAAGATGATCCTACAGGTACGTCCTGGAACTGATGAAGCAAAGAAGCAGGCTATTATTGATGCATGGTATCGTGAGCAGCTCAAAAAAGCAGTGCCTCCACTAATTGCAAAATGGGAAACAATGATGGGTGTGAAGGTAGAACTTTTCTTTGTGCGCAAAATGAAAACAAAATGGGGAAGCTGTAACCATCGTGCATTTAGCATCCGGCTTAACACTGACCTTGCAAAGAAACCGAAGGATTGTCTTGAATACATCGTTGTGCATGAAATGGCACATTTGTTAGAACCGACACACAACGCCAGGTTCGTAGTACTGATGGACCAGTTCATGCCTAAATGGCAGTTCTACCGGGACAAATTGAACAGGTTGCCTGTCAGCCATGAGAATTGGATTTATTGA
- a CDS encoding LabA-like NYN domain-containing protein — protein MGSEDQDNQEQIFTNQRLAVFADVQNMFYSARNYYYAKLDFGKLLSAVVRERQLIRAIAYVVETKEIDQSGFKSVIEYIGWEVKSKKLKSRPDGSTKGDWDMGIAIDAISISTRVDTIVLVTGDGDFTALVNHLKASGVRVEVHSFPKNTATELIEAATVYHPIDERLLLKK, from the coding sequence ATGGGGTCAGAGGATCAGGATAATCAGGAACAGATATTCACAAACCAAAGACTGGCTGTGTTTGCAGATGTGCAGAATATGTTCTATTCGGCCAGAAATTATTACTATGCTAAATTAGATTTCGGAAAATTATTAAGTGCTGTGGTAAGAGAAAGACAACTTATCCGTGCAATAGCCTATGTTGTGGAAACAAAGGAAATAGACCAGTCTGGTTTTAAGTCGGTAATAGAATACATTGGATGGGAAGTAAAGTCCAAAAAATTGAAATCAAGACCTGACGGGTCAACTAAAGGTGATTGGGACATGGGTATAGCCATTGATGCGATCTCCATATCCACCAGAGTCGATACAATAGTACTGGTTACAGGTGATGGGGACTTCACGGCTCTTGTCAATCATCTCAAGGCTTCCGGGGTACGTGTGGAAGTACATTCTTTCCCTAAGAACACCGCCACAGAGCTCATTGAAGCTGCTACGGTCTATCATCCGATAGATGAACGGCTATTGCTCAAGAAGTAA
- a CDS encoding cation transporting ATPase C-terminal domain-containing protein encodes MYFGLFYRISEEMLQTNWFIASVITELLLMLSIRSLLPIEKAGWPAPLIVFLSAAAFLITLALPIIPWTSAFFEFTKPTPAHLILIVSLAILYLIISELVKRPLARFLSKND; translated from the coding sequence ATCTATTTCGGACTCTTCTATCGCATCTCCGAGGAGATGCTGCAAACTAACTGGTTCATCGCCAGTGTGATCACTGAACTCCTCCTTATGTTATCCATTCGGTCGTTGTTGCCAATTGAAAAGGCCGGCTGGCCGGCTCCTCTCATTGTATTTCTATCGGCGGCAGCATTTTTGATTACGCTTGCGTTACCGATAATCCCGTGGACCAGTGCCTTTTTTGAGTTTACAAAACCCACACCAGCACATCTCATACTCATTGTGTCGCTCGCGATCCTCTACCTCATTATCTCCGAGCTTGTGAAGCGACCGCTTGCCCGTTTCTTAAGCAAGAACGACTAA
- a CDS encoding CsbD family protein yields MKTSTTDKVEGNIHKVKGEIKETVGQITNDPHLEAEGTIEKAEGKAQDAVGQIKKVLGK; encoded by the coding sequence ATGAAAACAAGCACAACGGATAAAGTGGAAGGAAACATTCACAAAGTAAAGGGAGAGATCAAGGAGACCGTGGGGCAAATCACAAATGATCCCCACCTGGAAGCCGAAGGTACGATTGAAAAGGCAGAAGGCAAGGCACAAGACGCGGTAGGTCAGATCAAGAAGGTTCTGGGGAAGTAA
- the pncB gene encoding nicotinate phosphoribosyltransferase has protein sequence MIQSILDNDLYKLSMQMAVLELFPEAHVEYRFINRGGQRFNEDFVKDIRNILDSHFPYIMLTEEEYSWLGSACPFFKPMYLEYLKNYRFDPSEVSVKLTKDNNLDMRIKGPWHSAILWEVALMATVSELYFSTVEKSWKEQSFSDGAGEEVVLKHYIEQIHSIGKELERHGCLFTEFGTRRRRSSRLQDKVVEVLCGLPCFTGTSNVYLARKYGISPVGTIGHEWIMGNSALMSLRRANYFAFDNWVKVYGGNLGIALSDTFGTDAFFADFDLRLTKLYDGVRHDSGDPLGFTDKVIGHYRSMGIDPMKKVVVFSDSLHAADVIRLKEHCAGRINCSFGIGTNLTNNQDFFRTSPPLNIVIKMHSINDIPVVKLSDSCEKETGDRNALRVANYIFGRKGLDD, from the coding sequence GTGATTCAATCTATACTGGACAATGATCTGTACAAGCTAAGTATGCAGATGGCCGTACTGGAACTTTTCCCTGAGGCACATGTGGAATATCGTTTCATAAACAGGGGTGGACAGCGCTTTAATGAAGATTTTGTAAAAGATATCAGGAATATCCTGGATAGTCACTTTCCTTATATCATGCTGACCGAAGAGGAGTACAGCTGGCTGGGGTCAGCCTGCCCGTTCTTCAAGCCCATGTACCTGGAATATCTGAAAAACTACCGTTTTGATCCATCTGAGGTAAGTGTGAAACTTACCAAGGATAATAATCTTGACATGAGGATAAAAGGTCCCTGGCATAGTGCCATTCTCTGGGAAGTGGCGCTTATGGCTACAGTGTCGGAGCTATATTTCAGCACAGTGGAAAAAAGCTGGAAAGAGCAGTCATTTTCCGATGGCGCAGGAGAAGAGGTCGTGCTCAAGCATTACATAGAGCAGATCCATTCAATCGGTAAAGAACTTGAACGACATGGCTGTCTGTTCACGGAGTTCGGGACCCGCAGGCGGCGGAGTTCCAGATTGCAGGACAAAGTAGTAGAGGTTTTATGCGGTCTGCCCTGCTTCACAGGGACAAGCAATGTGTATCTTGCACGAAAATATGGAATAAGTCCTGTGGGTACCATCGGACATGAATGGATCATGGGCAATTCTGCCCTGATGAGTCTGCGCAGAGCTAATTATTTTGCATTTGATAACTGGGTGAAGGTATATGGAGGCAACCTGGGCATAGCTCTTTCGGATACCTTCGGCACAGATGCTTTTTTTGCTGACTTCGACCTCAGGCTTACCAAGCTATATGATGGTGTGAGGCATGACAGTGGTGATCCTTTAGGTTTTACTGATAAGGTGATCGGGCATTACAGATCAATGGGAATAGACCCAATGAAAAAAGTAGTGGTTTTCAGTGATTCCCTGCATGCTGCAGATGTCATAAGGCTTAAAGAACACTGCGCAGGCAGGATAAACTGTAGTTTTGGTATTGGCACAAATCTTACTAATAATCAGGACTTTTTCCGGACAAGTCCTCCTCTTAATATAGTGATCAAAATGCATAGTATCAATGATATTCCTGTAGTCAAGCTAAGTGACTCGTGCGAGAAGGAAACAGGAGACAGGAATGCCCTCAGAGTGGCTAATTATATTTTCGGCAGAAAGGGACTTGATGATTGA